One stretch of Microvirga lotononidis DNA includes these proteins:
- the kdpF gene encoding K(+)-transporting ATPase subunit F, whose product MSLDLLLGGIVALGIAAYLVMALLKPERF is encoded by the coding sequence ATGTCTCTCGATCTTCTTCTCGGCGGCATCGTCGCCCTAGGCATCGCCGCGTATCTCGTCATGGCGCTCCTCAAGCCCGAACGCTTCTAG
- the kdpA gene encoding potassium-transporting ATPase subunit KdpA: protein MTLNGWLQIAIVLATVLLAAVPLGTFMAKVYAGKGTFLSPVLGPVERGFYALAGIDPAREQGWRAYALAMLLFNAAGFVLLYALLRLQGFLPLNPQGFGALSPDLAFNTAVSFVTNTNWQSYGGETTMSHFSQMAGLTVQNFLSAATGLALAVALVRGFARSKAGTVGNFWVDMTRSTLYVLLPLSLVTAILLVALGIPQTMLASVDATTLEGAKQTIALGPVASQIAIKQLGTNGGGFFNVNAAHPFENPTALANVVQVWQMLVISVAVVFTFGRLVGDSRQARALVWVMGVLLVAGIAATYAAEAAGTPVLHLAGIDLADGNMEGKEVRFGLALSALWAVVTTGLSCGAVNAMHASFTPIGGMIPMFLMQLGEILPGGVGSGLYGILVMAIIAVFVAGLMVGRTPEYLGKKIEAKEVKMAMLAVLILPTAILGFSAVAAVLPQGLAGLLNAGPHGLSEILYAYSSAAGNNGSAFAGLTANSPWYNTTLGLAMLLGRFAYIVPMLAIAGSLAAKTRLEASTGTFPTHGPLFVGLLTGMILILGGLQFFPAPALGPIAEQVLMLAGKTF from the coding sequence ATGACTCTCAACGGCTGGCTCCAGATCGCCATCGTTCTCGCAACCGTCCTCTTGGCGGCGGTGCCTCTCGGCACCTTCATGGCCAAGGTTTATGCCGGCAAGGGCACCTTCCTCTCGCCGGTGCTCGGCCCGGTCGAGCGCGGATTCTATGCCCTGGCGGGCATCGATCCCGCCCGGGAGCAGGGATGGCGCGCCTATGCGCTCGCCATGCTCCTGTTCAATGCGGCAGGGTTCGTGCTGCTTTACGCGCTTCTGAGGCTCCAAGGTTTCCTGCCCCTCAATCCGCAGGGCTTCGGGGCGCTCTCGCCTGACCTCGCCTTCAACACCGCCGTGTCGTTCGTCACGAACACGAACTGGCAGTCCTATGGCGGCGAGACCACCATGAGCCATTTCTCTCAGATGGCCGGGCTGACGGTGCAGAACTTCCTCTCTGCCGCCACGGGGCTCGCCCTCGCGGTGGCGCTCGTCCGGGGCTTTGCCCGCTCCAAGGCCGGGACCGTCGGCAATTTCTGGGTCGACATGACCCGCTCGACCCTCTACGTGCTCCTGCCGCTTTCCCTCGTCACGGCCATTCTGCTCGTGGCGCTCGGGATCCCGCAGACCATGCTCGCCTCGGTGGACGCCACGACGCTCGAAGGCGCGAAGCAGACCATCGCTCTCGGGCCCGTCGCCAGCCAGATCGCGATCAAGCAGCTCGGCACCAACGGCGGCGGCTTCTTCAACGTGAACGCCGCCCATCCCTTCGAGAACCCGACGGCGCTGGCGAATGTCGTCCAGGTTTGGCAGATGCTGGTGATCTCGGTTGCGGTGGTCTTCACCTTCGGCCGTCTCGTCGGCGACAGCCGACAGGCGCGCGCCTTGGTCTGGGTGATGGGCGTCCTGCTCGTGGCGGGCATCGCCGCCACCTACGCGGCGGAGGCGGCCGGAACGCCGGTTCTGCATTTGGCCGGCATCGACCTGGCCGACGGCAACATGGAGGGCAAGGAGGTCCGCTTCGGGCTCGCCCTGTCGGCTCTCTGGGCCGTCGTGACGACGGGCCTGTCATGCGGGGCGGTCAATGCCATGCATGCGAGCTTCACGCCCATCGGCGGCATGATCCCGATGTTCCTGATGCAGCTCGGCGAGATCCTGCCGGGCGGCGTCGGCTCCGGACTCTACGGCATCCTTGTCATGGCGATCATCGCGGTCTTCGTGGCGGGTCTCATGGTCGGCCGCACGCCCGAGTACCTCGGCAAGAAGATCGAGGCGAAGGAAGTCAAGATGGCGATGCTGGCGGTCCTGATCCTGCCGACAGCGATCCTCGGCTTCTCGGCCGTGGCCGCCGTGCTCCCGCAGGGGCTCGCGGGGCTTCTCAATGCCGGTCCGCACGGCCTGTCCGAGATCCTCTATGCCTACTCGTCGGCTGCGGGCAACAACGGCTCCGCCTTCGCCGGGCTCACGGCGAACTCGCCCTGGTACAACACGACGCTCGGCCTTGCGATGCTGCTCGGCCGCTTCGCCTACATCGTGCCGATGCTGGCCATCGCAGGCTCGCTGGCGGCGAAGACCAGGCTGGAGGCGTCGACCGGGACTTTCCCGACCCACGGCCCGCTGTTCGTCGGACTCCTGACCGGCATGATCCTGATCCTCGGCGGTCTCCAGTTCTTCCCGGCTCCCGCTCTCGGCCCCATCGCCGAGCAGGTGCTGATGCTGGCCGGCAAAACCTTCTGA
- the kdpB gene encoding potassium-transporting ATPase subunit KdpB — translation MSKHIQPTISMLDGAILRQATLDALRKLNPGDLVRNPVIFVTEVVALLVTVLFVRDLATGESAFFTGQIAAWLWFTVIFANFAEAVAEGRGRAQADTLRQARTQTVAKRLCDPERKELHQTVSALDLDVGDLVLVEAGDLIPGDGEVVEGIASVNEAAITGESAPVIRESGGDRSAVTGGTAVISDWLVVRITAPPGSSFLDRMIALVEGAERQKTPNEIALNVLLAGMTIVFLIAVVTLSGLGRYSGADVPVPVLVALLVTLIPTTIGGLLSAIGIAGMDRLIRFNVLAMSGRAVEAAGDVDTLLLDKTGTITFGNRMASEIIPVSGVSDREAAEAALLASLADETAEGRSIVTLVQEKYGVAAPEQSPETSRFIEFSATTRLSGVDLGNRSLRKGAVDAVLRFVRDASGRTVEDQGFAAAVDRIARSGGTPLGLADGSRLLGVIHLKDVVKPDIKERFSELRRMGIRTVMVTGDNPVTAAAIASEAGVDDFIAEATPQDKLDYIRRAQTEGRLVAMCGDGTNDAPALAQADVGVAMQSGTQAAREAGNMVDLDSNPTKLIEIVGIGKQLLMTRGSLTTFSIANDVAKYFAIIPALFVAAIPELGALNIMELSTPQSAILSAVIFNALIIIALIPLALRGISYRPLGAATLLRRNLLVYGLGGLVVPFIGIKIIDLAVTAIGWA, via the coding sequence ATGAGCAAACACATCCAACCAACCATCTCGATGCTCGATGGGGCGATCCTGCGCCAGGCGACGCTTGACGCCCTCAGGAAGCTCAATCCCGGCGATCTCGTTCGAAACCCCGTCATCTTCGTGACCGAGGTGGTGGCTCTTCTGGTCACCGTCCTCTTCGTTCGCGATCTCGCGACCGGTGAATCCGCGTTCTTCACGGGGCAGATCGCGGCCTGGCTCTGGTTCACGGTGATCTTCGCCAATTTCGCCGAGGCCGTGGCCGAGGGGCGGGGCCGCGCCCAGGCCGACACCCTGCGCCAGGCGCGCACGCAGACCGTCGCGAAGCGGCTTTGCGATCCCGAGCGCAAGGAGCTCCACCAGACGGTGTCGGCCCTCGATCTCGATGTCGGCGATCTCGTGCTGGTCGAAGCCGGCGACCTGATCCCGGGCGACGGCGAGGTGGTGGAAGGCATCGCGTCGGTCAACGAGGCCGCCATCACGGGCGAGTCCGCTCCCGTCATCCGCGAATCGGGCGGGGACCGCTCCGCCGTGACCGGCGGGACCGCGGTGATTTCGGACTGGCTCGTCGTGCGGATCACGGCGCCGCCCGGCTCCTCGTTCCTCGACAGGATGATCGCCCTCGTGGAGGGCGCCGAGCGGCAGAAGACGCCGAACGAGATCGCCCTCAACGTCCTGCTCGCGGGCATGACCATCGTGTTCCTGATCGCCGTGGTGACGCTGTCCGGGCTCGGGCGCTATTCCGGAGCCGATGTCCCGGTCCCGGTGCTGGTGGCGCTTCTCGTGACGCTGATCCCCACCACCATCGGCGGGCTGCTGTCGGCCATCGGCATCGCCGGCATGGATCGTCTCATCCGGTTCAACGTGCTCGCCATGTCCGGGCGGGCCGTGGAGGCCGCGGGCGACGTGGACACGTTGCTCCTCGACAAGACCGGCACCATCACCTTCGGCAACCGCATGGCATCGGAGATCATTCCGGTCTCCGGCGTCTCGGACCGCGAAGCGGCCGAAGCTGCGTTGCTCGCGAGCCTCGCGGACGAGACGGCGGAGGGCCGCTCCATTGTCACGCTCGTGCAGGAAAAGTACGGCGTGGCAGCGCCCGAGCAATCGCCGGAGACGTCGCGCTTCATCGAGTTCTCGGCAACGACGCGCCTTTCGGGTGTCGACCTCGGCAATCGGTCCCTTCGCAAGGGAGCGGTCGATGCGGTGCTCCGCTTCGTCCGTGACGCCAGCGGCCGAACCGTCGAGGATCAGGGCTTCGCCGCCGCCGTCGACCGTATCGCTCGCTCGGGAGGGACTCCGCTCGGGCTGGCGGACGGGAGCAGGCTTCTGGGCGTCATTCACCTCAAGGACGTGGTCAAGCCCGACATCAAGGAGCGTTTCTCCGAGTTGCGGCGCATGGGCATCCGCACCGTCATGGTGACCGGCGACAATCCGGTCACGGCCGCCGCAATCGCCTCGGAGGCGGGCGTCGACGATTTCATCGCCGAGGCCACGCCGCAGGACAAGCTCGACTACATCCGTCGGGCGCAGACGGAGGGCCGACTCGTGGCCATGTGCGGCGACGGCACGAACGACGCTCCGGCGCTGGCGCAGGCCGATGTCGGCGTGGCGATGCAGTCCGGCACGCAGGCCGCCCGCGAGGCCGGCAACATGGTCGATCTCGACTCCAATCCGACCAAGCTCATCGAGATCGTCGGCATCGGCAAGCAGCTCCTGATGACGCGAGGATCGCTGACGACGTTCTCTATCGCCAACGACGTGGCGAAGTATTTCGCCATCATCCCGGCCCTGTTCGTGGCAGCAATTCCCGAACTCGGCGCCCTCAACATCATGGAGCTGTCGACGCCGCAGAGCGCGATCCTGTCCGCGGTGATCTTCAACGCCTTGATCATCATCGCTCTGATCCCGCTGGCCCTGCGCGGCATTTCCTACCGACCGCTCGGGGCAGCGACTCTGCTGCGCCGGAATCTGCTCGTCTACGGCCTCGGCGGGCTCGTCGTGCCCTTCATCGGCATCAAGATCATCGACCTCGCCGTCACGGCGATCGGCTGGGCCTGA
- the kdpC gene encoding potassium-transporting ATPase subunit KdpC, which produces MSHLRPALVLLILFTALTGIVYPFAVTGIGQIVFPAQANGSLIVQEGRVIGSDLIGQAFTSDRYLWPRPSATSTADPTDPTKTVDAPYNAAASTGSNLGPTSQKLAERLTGAAETWRQVGLPLPIPGDAVTTSGSGLDPHISPAFAMAQAPRIAAARKLTEEQIRRVIEASTEGRAFGVFGEPRVNVLRVNQALDRLGVQGGGRDVS; this is translated from the coding sequence ATGTCCCATCTCCGTCCCGCGCTCGTTCTGCTCATCCTGTTCACCGCCTTGACCGGGATCGTCTATCCCTTCGCCGTCACAGGCATCGGACAGATCGTCTTTCCGGCGCAGGCCAACGGCAGCCTGATCGTGCAGGAAGGCCGCGTCATCGGCTCCGATCTCATCGGGCAGGCATTCACATCCGATCGGTATCTCTGGCCGCGTCCCTCGGCCACGAGCACTGCCGATCCTACGGATCCGACCAAGACCGTGGATGCGCCCTACAACGCCGCGGCCTCGACCGGCTCCAATCTGGGGCCGACCTCCCAGAAGCTGGCGGAACGCCTGACGGGAGCTGCGGAGACCTGGCGTCAGGTGGGCCTCCCGCTGCCGATCCCCGGCGATGCCGTCACCACCTCCGGCAGCGGCCTCGACCCGCACATCTCCCCGGCTTTCGCGATGGCGCAGGCTCCCCGCATCGCTGCGGCCCGGAAGCTTACGGAGGAGCAGATCCGGCGGGTGATCGAAGCGTCGACCGAAGGGCGTGCCTTCGGGGTCTTCGGAGAGCCTCGGGTCAACGTCCTGCGCGTCAATCAAGCCCTCGACAGGCTGGGCGTGCAGGGAGGAGGGCGCGATGTATCTTGA
- a CDS encoding sensor histidine kinase, with amino-acid sequence MALTETPRASPDALLTLANREGRGRLKIFLGAAPGVGKTYAMLQAARAAREEGAEVLVGLVETHGRQETEELLQGLEILPRLSVPYRGRMVQEFDLDATLRRHPRLVLVDEYAHTNASGSRHPKRWQDIEELLAAGIDVWTTLNIQHLESLNDVVQRITRIRVRETVPDAVFDEADELVLVDLPPDELLKRLAEGKVYVQDTAARAVDNFFRPNNLVALRELALRRAAERIDSDLLERMQGGGVEGPWAAGERILVCVGADEISPAVVRHAKRLAEAIGAPWTAVTVERPSESLDSGQRHRVDETLQLAARLGADEAKTLVAGDMVQELLRFARFENVTQIVVGRSRGGWWSEFLGRSLPHQLVHHAEDIAIHVVTAKDGQARKVRWWSRLRSVKLNQAWAPFLWSALAVAGAVAVGLAMTSVVSLPNISMVFLVAVLFAAVRFGIWPAVVSSILSFLGYNFFFIDPLYTFTVARPHELLALFIFLGAAVLTSALAGRAREQAAAAVSRARATRRLYEFTRRLSSFPDANAVAEGVVVELNGYLNRPAALLLPQGDTLELAASWPPEDHLDTASASAARWAYEKDEAAGTGTDTLPSARWIFLPLRSAHGRVGVLGVALDGAALDPEIRTLVETVAELTAAALERARLTREIVVANTAAESERVRNTLLASISHDFRTPLASILGAATSLIDYGPRLSEPARRDLLDQVKDEAEHLDRMVRNLLSMTRVEAGALELRRDWVDVREVFDRVVALARRRGATQALRVDVDPELPFVQADASLLDQALANVLGNAVRYAGADARVELAARREGRDVVLSVTDNGPGISPALLPKVFEKFARGRGQDGDGGEGTGLGLAIAKGIVDAHGGVIAAESPLANGQGTRIVIRLPLEEMRP; translated from the coding sequence ATGGCCCTGACCGAAACGCCGCGTGCCTCGCCCGATGCGCTGCTCACCCTCGCCAATCGGGAGGGGCGCGGCCGCCTCAAGATCTTTCTCGGGGCGGCCCCCGGCGTGGGCAAGACCTACGCCATGCTGCAGGCTGCGCGGGCGGCGCGCGAGGAGGGGGCGGAGGTCCTCGTCGGTCTCGTCGAAACCCATGGGCGCCAGGAAACGGAGGAACTTCTCCAGGGCCTCGAGATCCTGCCCCGCCTGTCCGTTCCGTATCGCGGCCGGATGGTGCAGGAATTCGACCTCGACGCCACCCTGCGACGCCATCCACGGCTCGTCCTCGTCGATGAATATGCCCACACGAATGCCTCGGGCAGCCGCCATCCGAAGCGATGGCAGGATATCGAGGAATTGCTGGCGGCGGGAATCGACGTCTGGACGACGCTGAACATTCAGCATCTCGAAAGCCTGAACGATGTCGTCCAGCGCATCACGCGGATCCGCGTGCGCGAAACCGTACCCGACGCCGTCTTCGACGAGGCCGACGAACTGGTTCTCGTCGACCTCCCGCCGGACGAGCTCCTCAAGCGGCTGGCCGAGGGCAAGGTCTACGTGCAGGACACGGCGGCTCGTGCCGTCGACAACTTCTTTCGTCCCAACAATCTCGTGGCGCTGCGTGAACTGGCGCTGCGCCGCGCGGCCGAGCGCATCGACAGCGACCTGCTCGAGCGCATGCAGGGCGGCGGTGTAGAAGGCCCATGGGCCGCCGGCGAACGCATCCTGGTCTGCGTCGGCGCCGACGAAATCTCCCCGGCGGTCGTGCGTCACGCCAAGCGCCTCGCGGAAGCGATCGGCGCGCCCTGGACGGCGGTGACCGTCGAGCGTCCGAGCGAGAGTCTCGACAGCGGCCAGCGCCATCGCGTGGACGAGACGCTCCAGCTCGCCGCCCGGCTCGGCGCCGACGAGGCCAAGACGCTGGTGGCCGGCGACATGGTGCAGGAACTCCTGCGGTTCGCCCGGTTTGAGAACGTCACCCAGATCGTGGTAGGACGATCCCGGGGTGGATGGTGGTCCGAATTCCTCGGACGCTCGCTGCCGCATCAGCTGGTACACCACGCCGAGGATATCGCCATTCACGTCGTGACCGCCAAGGATGGACAGGCTCGGAAGGTGCGCTGGTGGAGCCGCCTGCGAAGCGTCAAGCTGAACCAGGCCTGGGCTCCCTTCCTGTGGTCGGCGCTCGCCGTGGCCGGAGCCGTCGCGGTCGGTCTGGCGATGACGTCCGTCGTGTCCCTGCCGAACATCTCCATGGTGTTCCTGGTGGCGGTGCTGTTCGCCGCCGTACGCTTCGGGATCTGGCCCGCCGTCGTCAGTTCGATCCTGTCGTTTCTGGGCTACAATTTCTTCTTCATCGATCCCCTCTACACGTTCACGGTCGCGCGGCCGCACGAATTGCTGGCCCTCTTCATCTTCCTCGGCGCGGCCGTGCTCACCTCGGCGCTCGCCGGGCGAGCACGGGAGCAGGCTGCGGCGGCCGTGAGCCGGGCCCGGGCGACGAGGCGGCTTTACGAGTTCACCCGCCGCCTCTCCAGCTTCCCCGATGCGAATGCGGTGGCCGAGGGAGTCGTCGTGGAGCTCAACGGCTATCTCAACCGACCCGCGGCGCTCCTCCTGCCCCAAGGCGACACCCTCGAGCTTGCGGCCTCCTGGCCGCCGGAGGACCACCTCGACACCGCCTCCGCTTCGGCGGCACGCTGGGCCTACGAGAAGGACGAGGCTGCCGGCACCGGAACGGATACGCTGCCGTCGGCGCGCTGGATCTTTCTGCCATTGCGCTCGGCGCACGGCCGCGTCGGCGTCCTGGGTGTCGCTCTCGACGGGGCCGCCCTCGATCCGGAGATCCGCACCCTGGTCGAGACGGTGGCCGAGCTGACGGCGGCCGCCCTCGAGCGGGCGCGGCTGACGCGTGAGATCGTCGTGGCCAACACGGCCGCCGAATCGGAGCGGGTGCGCAACACGCTGCTGGCCTCGATCAGTCACGATTTTCGAACGCCCCTTGCGTCCATTCTCGGCGCTGCGACGAGCCTGATCGACTATGGGCCGAGGCTGTCGGAGCCTGCCCGACGCGACCTGCTGGATCAGGTCAAGGACGAGGCGGAGCATCTCGACCGGATGGTCCGCAACCTTCTGTCGATGACCCGCGTAGAGGCGGGGGCCCTCGAGCTTCGCCGCGACTGGGTCGACGTCCGGGAGGTGTTCGACAGGGTTGTCGCTCTTGCCAGGAGACGGGGTGCGACACAGGCCCTTCGTGTCGATGTCGATCCGGAGCTGCCCTTCGTGCAGGCGGATGCCTCCCTGCTCGATCAGGCCTTGGCCAACGTCCTCGGCAATGCGGTCCGCTATGCGGGTGCGGACGCAAGGGTGGAGCTTGCGGCCCGGCGTGAGGGCCGGGACGTCGTGCTGTCCGTCACGGATAACGGGCCCGGTATCTCTCCGGCTCTGCTCCCGAAGGTCTTCGAGAAGTTCGCGCGCGGCCGGGGGCAGGACGGCGATGGCGGCGAGGGCACCGGGCTGGGATTGGCCATTGCCAAAGGGATCGTCGACGCACATGGCGGTGTCATCGCGGCGGAGAGCCCTCTCGCGAATGGGCAGGGCACCCGGATCGTGATCCGGCTGCCCTTGGAGGAGATGAGACCATGA
- a CDS encoding response regulator: protein MTHPMRVLVIDDEPAIHRFLRPALEVNEYEAISAATAAEGLKRIAGDAPDVVVLDLGLPDMDGKDVIVRVREWSDVPIIVLSARDREAEKIAALDLGADDFVNKPFGTGELMARLRTALRHRMQRKGETPLVSVGGLEIDIPRRRVAWQGSDVLLSPKEFELLAFLARHAGKVVTHKQILTAVWGAAHENDTQYLRVYVGQLRQKIEPNPSDPRFILTEPGIGYRLLDVA, encoded by the coding sequence ATGACCCATCCGATGCGGGTGCTCGTCATCGATGACGAGCCGGCGATCCATCGTTTCCTCAGGCCCGCCCTAGAGGTGAACGAGTACGAGGCGATCAGCGCCGCCACGGCGGCCGAGGGTTTGAAGCGCATCGCCGGGGATGCTCCCGACGTGGTCGTGCTCGATCTCGGATTGCCCGACATGGACGGCAAGGATGTGATCGTCCGCGTGCGCGAATGGTCCGATGTGCCAATCATCGTGCTCTCGGCCCGCGATCGCGAGGCCGAGAAGATCGCCGCCCTCGATCTCGGCGCCGACGATTTCGTCAACAAGCCGTTCGGGACGGGCGAGCTCATGGCCCGGCTGCGCACCGCCTTGCGCCATCGCATGCAGCGCAAGGGCGAGACGCCGCTCGTCAGCGTCGGCGGGCTGGAGATCGATATTCCCCGCCGCCGGGTCGCGTGGCAAGGCAGCGACGTCCTTCTCAGCCCGAAGGAGTTCGAACTGCTCGCCTTCCTGGCCCGTCATGCGGGAAAGGTGGTGACGCACAAGCAGATCCTCACCGCCGTCTGGGGCGCGGCGCACGAGAACGACACCCAGTACCTTCGCGTCTATGTCGGCCAGCTCCGGCAGAAGATCGAGCCGAACCCGTCCGACCCCCGGTTCATCCTCACCGAGCCGGGCATCGGCTACCGCCTGCTGGATGTCGCCTAG
- a CDS encoding potassium transporter Kup, translating to MTATASSQPGPAEPTAQPGPPHTSGFWILTLGTLGVVYGDIGTSPLYALKESLSAAAAGGTVTREMVFGIVSLILWALIFIVTIKYVLFILRADNNGEGGTLTLMALAQRAMGHNVLLIPLLGMIGAALFYGDAIITPAISVLSAVEGLTVASPAFEHYVLPLSLLILTGLFAVQSQGTARVAAWFGPITAVWFVLMAIGGLVHIADDPSILAAISPTYGVVFLATHGTAGLFALGAVFLAVTGAEALYADMGHFGRRPIQTAWLGLVLPCLALNYIGQGALLLADPAKIENPFFLLYPDWALLPMVGMATIATIIASQAVITGAFSITQQAIQLGLLPRMEIRWTSETEKGQIYVPKINFLLLVAVLLLVVMFRSSSALAHAYGLAVTGTMVVTAIMAFFVVWRFWKWSFWASVAVIAPFLAVDTIFLAANALKIPQGGWMPLLVGALLVLLMVTWRRGTRILFDKTRKVDVPMTELISMLQKSQPHRVKGTAVFMTSDPEVAPAALLHNLKHNKILHEKNVVLTVKTADAPRVADDERVRIESLGDSFWRVSMTYGYMEAPNIPRGLVLLRKQGFKFDIMATSFFVSRRSIRPSVHGGMPFWQDKLFISLAKSASDATDFFQIPTGRVVEVGTQVTV from the coding sequence ATGACCGCTACGGCTTCAAGCCAGCCCGGTCCGGCGGAGCCGACGGCCCAGCCGGGGCCCCCGCATACGTCCGGCTTCTGGATCCTGACGCTCGGTACATTGGGCGTCGTCTACGGGGACATCGGCACGAGCCCCCTTTATGCCCTCAAGGAATCCCTCTCGGCCGCAGCCGCGGGCGGCACCGTCACGCGCGAGATGGTGTTCGGCATCGTGTCGCTGATCCTGTGGGCGCTGATCTTCATCGTCACGATCAAGTACGTGCTGTTCATCCTGCGCGCGGACAACAACGGCGAGGGCGGCACGCTCACGCTCATGGCGCTCGCCCAGCGAGCCATGGGCCATAACGTCCTGCTGATACCCCTGCTCGGCATGATCGGCGCCGCCCTGTTCTACGGCGATGCCATCATCACCCCGGCCATCTCGGTGCTCTCGGCCGTCGAGGGCCTGACCGTCGCGAGCCCCGCCTTCGAGCATTACGTGCTTCCGCTCAGCCTCTTGATCCTGACGGGCCTGTTCGCCGTGCAGAGCCAGGGCACGGCCCGTGTGGCCGCCTGGTTCGGCCCGATCACGGCGGTTTGGTTCGTGCTCATGGCCATCGGCGGGCTCGTCCACATCGCGGACGATCCGAGCATCCTGGCCGCGATCAGCCCCACCTACGGCGTCGTGTTTCTCGCGACCCACGGCACGGCGGGCCTGTTCGCCCTCGGGGCGGTGTTCCTCGCCGTGACCGGCGCCGAGGCGCTCTATGCCGACATGGGCCATTTCGGCCGACGCCCGATCCAAACCGCCTGGCTGGGACTGGTCCTGCCGTGTCTCGCCCTGAACTACATCGGCCAGGGTGCGCTCCTCCTGGCCGATCCGGCCAAGATCGAGAACCCGTTCTTCCTGCTCTATCCCGACTGGGCGCTCCTCCCGATGGTCGGCATGGCGACCATCGCCACGATCATCGCCAGCCAGGCGGTGATCACCGGCGCGTTCTCCATCACGCAACAGGCGATCCAGCTCGGACTCCTGCCGCGCATGGAGATCCGCTGGACCTCCGAGACGGAGAAGGGCCAGATCTACGTGCCGAAGATCAACTTCCTGCTCCTCGTCGCCGTACTGCTCCTGGTCGTCATGTTCAGGAGTTCGAGCGCCCTGGCGCATGCCTATGGTCTTGCGGTCACGGGAACGATGGTGGTGACCGCCATCATGGCGTTCTTCGTGGTCTGGCGGTTCTGGAAATGGTCGTTCTGGGCCTCGGTCGCCGTGATCGCGCCCTTCCTGGCGGTCGACACGATCTTCCTGGCCGCCAATGCCCTCAAGATCCCGCAGGGCGGCTGGATGCCGCTGCTGGTCGGCGCGCTCCTGGTCCTGCTCATGGTGACATGGCGGCGCGGAACCCGCATCCTGTTCGACAAGACCCGAAAGGTGGACGTGCCGATGACCGAACTCATCAGCATGCTGCAGAAGAGCCAGCCTCACCGGGTGAAGGGCACCGCCGTGTTCATGACCAGCGATCCCGAAGTTGCGCCCGCGGCCCTGCTGCACAACCTCAAGCACAACAAGATCCTGCATGAGAAGAACGTGGTGCTGACGGTCAAGACCGCCGACGCCCCGCGCGTGGCGGACGACGAGCGCGTCCGGATCGAGTCTCTCGGAGACTCATTCTGGCGGGTGAGCATGACCTACGGCTATATGGAAGCGCCGAACATCCCGCGTGGCCTCGTGCTCCTGCGCAAGCAGGGCTTCAAGTTCGACATCATGGCGACGTCGTTCTTCGTCTCGCGCCGCTCGATCCGGCCCTCGGTGCATGGCGGCATGCCGTTCTGGCAGGACAAGCTGTTCATCAGCCTGGCGAAGTCGGCGAGCGACGCCACCGACTTCTTCCAGATCCCCACCGGGCGCGTGGTCGAAGTCGGCACCCAGGTGACCGTCTGA
- a CDS encoding helix-turn-helix transcriptional regulator: MATIQETNDAGLFGGRLGRHLEMVSRKVLHVSRKDRLSLAVTRLTCERQDRDRTASIAPESAFSITYKLKDVEEHEFWSDGRMRYSRGFGAGTVNAIDLSEDPRSRVRGAFDTLQFYIRKDALDDLAYERGASPVSSLRSLPDATDATLGAMSSFLLSTPDLLETNQLFVDHIALSLLTYFAQNYGGMRVAPTSSGGLASWQERRAKEIMHSRLSAHVTISDIARECRLTPSYFAKAFRRTTGMSPHQYLTQLRIQEAKGLLLSSTLPLADIALICGFGDQSYFTRVFTRSVGSSPGAWRRSMIS, encoded by the coding sequence ATGGCAACCATTCAGGAGACAAACGATGCCGGCCTCTTCGGCGGCCGGCTCGGACGCCATCTGGAGATGGTGAGCCGGAAAGTTCTCCATGTTTCCAGGAAGGACCGCCTGTCGCTCGCCGTGACGCGCCTGACCTGCGAGCGCCAGGATCGGGACAGGACGGCGTCCATCGCGCCCGAGAGCGCGTTCAGCATCACGTACAAGCTGAAGGACGTGGAAGAGCATGAGTTCTGGTCCGATGGACGCATGCGCTACTCTCGCGGCTTCGGCGCGGGTACCGTGAACGCCATCGACCTGTCCGAGGATCCCCGCAGCCGCGTGCGCGGCGCGTTCGATACCCTGCAGTTCTACATCCGCAAGGATGCCTTGGACGACCTCGCCTACGAGCGCGGCGCCTCACCCGTTTCGAGCCTTCGCTCTCTGCCCGACGCAACGGACGCCACGCTGGGTGCGATGAGCTCGTTCCTGCTCTCGACACCGGATCTTCTGGAAACGAACCAGCTCTTCGTGGATCATATCGCGCTGAGCCTCCTCACCTACTTCGCCCAGAACTACGGAGGCATGCGGGTCGCCCCGACGTCCAGCGGCGGCCTGGCTTCCTGGCAGGAGCGGCGGGCGAAGGAGATCATGCACTCGCGCCTGTCGGCCCATGTGACCATCAGCGACATCGCGCGGGAATGCCGGCTCACGCCGAGCTACTTCGCCAAGGCGTTCCGGCGCACGACCGGGATGTCACCCCACCAGTACCTGACCCAGCTCCGCATCCAGGAAGCCAAAGGCCTTCTTCTGTCCTCGACGCTTCCTCTGGCGGATATCGCGCTCATCTGCGGCTTCGGCGATCAAAGCTATTTCACACGTGTCTTCACCCGCAGCGTCGGCTCGAGCCCGGGCGCATGGCGGCGATCGATGATCTCCTGA